ATTTTCGAATCAAAGGTCTCAAATTCCTGCGGTCCCCTCTTCCTTTGACCCCTTGTCACAGGTAGAGTCGTTCTTAGTTATCGGGATTTCTCAAGTTTCCGTCGATTGTCTCAATTTTCTTACAAAAAACGTAACCAAACAAAGTTCTCGTTCACTTTTTCCCGTAAAGCCGATTTTCAAGCATATCAATCGGTTCATTGGATGCTGGATCCTTCAGTTTGGCTGCAATTTCTGGTGCCAAGAAATCAACATTTGTTTGGCAACGAAAGTTGGTATTTTGACCAAGGATGATTTCTTTGACAATGAGCGCAACGTCGTTTGCTTCCAGAGCGGTGGCTACCCATCGGCCCAAATGTTCAGAACAAAGTTTCAGCATATCTtgtgtcttttggtcagcagtcgAGATATCTATGGATTTTCCCCAAGCAATCGAGTTTTCGGCGACTGAAGTCTTCACGGGGCCTGGCTCCAGTAAAGTGCATCTATCGTAAGAAGTAAAAGACCAAGAAAGTCTAAGATTGAAAACTGTAAATAAAACGTTAGTGAAGCTACTTGCAATTCGCGCGCAAACCTCCGTCAAcatacaagtacatgtataccTAATCAGATGCACGTCGTGATAAACAACTGCAAGTGTCCCTTCATGACTAAAggccaggccccagttgttcaaacgatggataacgctattcgccaaataaatcactatccattggataagtaatagcgaaaccaattgcgctttccaatggatagtgacttatccggtgagtagcgttatccacctttcgaaCAGTTGCGGccaaaatatttgcaaaaataGAGTTAATATATAGTGCGGGGGTTAGGGCttttcttaaagtgctactatgataaaaaaaattcactgccTTTTTTCCGTGAGATTTTGAACgagtgtttgcttaacacatgactggcaaaatttttacGGTTGATTCTTATCCAGAGGCTGTTTTAATTACTTTAattgcaagttttggatttcacggtccgccattactcacgtttataactgaccgactggacgtCAGAGGATTTGATctgggaaaagtgacgtcatttaccaaatagcttaaaatttcagcgtgtaaatccAGCTTAtttatatgcaaaacaagagtttaaaagtctgaattcttgaaactcccgtgctgcatattccgctctctcaagatttcaaagttagtaatggtagaccattaaaaaaaaaaaaaaaaaaaaaaagtgactttTGAAACAACAGACTTCTGCGCACTGATAGGTTTATTACTTTCAAGTACGAGTAACCGTTATTTTTGTCCTTGGAAGTTTTGCAATCGTGCtatttaagaaatggtaagcgtgcagcgtgcaactatcgagttatggacgcacgcgggaggttgctaagcacaagagaagtgcttagcaaacctcccaagtgcgtccataactcgatagttgcacgctgcacgcttaccatttcttttataacataatcgtgaacaccactcctgcgtgtttcgcttgtatttgcataaatcaagtttggtcaacagacgatgtcaacacaactttgcttttttaagacaattttgaattaacaagaaaaaatgatgaacaaacagttttcccagtcaaaacttttattggaatcaacaataatttgctcttaggagagaaaacatttcgattttcttgcgagcgtcgacacaaacacgctgtctttgcacatgcttcgcttctgttgaaagcgatcaagctatcgcaaacagcacgacttttccaatccaaaaaaaacgacgttacactatttcaactcaaatggccgatgaaataaatctcaagaagaaaatcgacattccaaaacaccatttaccttcctgtagcatcttccctggtctcataagatccatttcaattccgcgattcggcttgaatatttaagcagagtttagattgtgttttggaaatcaaaagcagtacaaacacgaaacgctctttcgtcgctttaagaccttcaattctccttttccgctgctgattaatctttagggctatatctttctattttgagctctgtagaggttcaccccaattctaagaggagaAAAATATGTCTTGggaaattaggactgatgcgctcgtgacggcattttcttcttaagttagatcgcacgttagctgtcgtcagcgagcgtgcaccgatgggcaaatagaaatgatcaattggccaatcagaacgcgcgttttatctaagttatgttataatatgaaataaaatgcgaagaaaaagaaaagaaaatttgactttttgGTCCCAGTGGCATTTTAACTGTTTGTGTTTACTTCAGGAGTAAATCCATGAAGTTCATTTCGTTTATTTCTAGAAAGAAGTAATGTTGAAGTTGAAAAGGAAATCaagaaggatttgattggttatcttctggaaaaaaggtgtgttttgtgcaccgcCAAGGCCAAAAATGCAGacataaaaacatgaaacaaaaatactatcgagtttcataaccatctccttGCATTAGCTACGGCTACATTTAAAGtgctatgaccaaaaaaaaaaatatataaataatttttctttgcatttgAAACCATCATGtgatatttctgacagttgtagcttgcgaaattggcagaaatagatattttgccggcacggaccagaggactgggtccagttgtctggtggggattatgggtaatttgtcaTACGAGTAGTGAAAcgttagggatttgaatcagtctaggttcagctttcttcgcctacttttttgttaactttttccCCTTAGTCTCCATAGGGTAGTGGCACTTTCATAGGATtcatagggtttggagaatacgttccaTAATTCCCCAAGgattttgggttttcgtatccggcaggtgcccagtgtaTAACAAGTTTTTAGTAGGTCAGTACCTTGAAGTTAAACATATTATTATGTGGGAACGGAGCTTGTATGCATATGGAAAACAACataaaccggcttgtggcgcttgcccatgtatctacacagttgtgcTGTGATTCAGCTAGttgtgttgtgtctgattgcatagtggagtcaaaattatgttaactaaacagtaactgatcgaagttttaagccttgatttcaaacagacacctgtttattttaactataattttcctgtttaatggtccgccattactaactttaaaatcttgagagagctggatcgagaagaaaatgacgtcaaagactcaatagtttaagaatgcaatgcgtgtataCGCTGCTGAATAAATACGCAGGACGGAGTTTCGGGCTCTCAGACTCTTGTTTtccatatataataagctgcgtttgcACGCTGAGAATTtgagctagtgagtaaatgacgtcaagTTTCCCTAGAtacaaccctctgaggtccaaccggtcagtttggaacgcgAGTGATGGCggacagtgaaatccaaaacttacactcaaagtaaatagcctttggataaaaatcaaagcttaaaattttgccagtcaagtgttgagcaatcacaGTTTCAAAATTTGACGAAAAAAAAGTTATGTTTTGATTATAGTAGCCGTTCAAAGATCCCCAGTACGTAGGACACGTACCTTACATTAAATTGGCGTAACATTGGAGCTAGAGACTCTGTTAGCCCCTCCaccgcaaattttgttgctgaataGATCTCAAAGAACGGCATACCAACGATACCCAATTCCGAGCCACACTGAATTATGTGGCCACTCTCTTTGGCCTTCATGCTTGGTAACACAGCATTGACCAGACGCAGGGTGCCAAAGAAATTAGTATCCATCATTTCTTGAGCCATGTTGATCGGTATACACTCCATTACGGAAGTCACACTAAAGCCTGCATTGTTAACTATAAAGGCAAATTAGAAATTAAAACAGATCAATGACATGAAATCCcttaaatgacaaattaaatacAAGTCATTATTTTCCGCTACCATGAGAGAAGGAAAGAATGGGATAAATCCCGGAGGAATGGAGCAatagaatgtttttttttaatttagataGTGAAGTCTTCGTTTGAAATAGTCTGATTTGCTAATTTTCACGCTTCACAGGTTCAGTAGCAGTCGCCGACGTCACTGACTCAATATTGCTTAACATTCTTTACAAAGACtacgaaaaataaaataacaatttaCTTCAAATGAATTAAAACTTAAAGGAAAATCTCTGGAATTTGTATTTCATATCCTTGTTGATAGTATTTAGAAGCCCACGAGAGCTTTGATGATTCAAAAGAGCTTTACTGTAATGATCAAGAGTATAAAAgtataaacaaacaaacccgATCCTGCGCACCCCTAAAATGAAATATCCTTCaatattcaaaggtattttcctACACAAGGTCTATTTAGGCAAATCATACTCACACAACACGTCAACTTTTCCTTCACTGTCGAGGATTTCTTTCACAGCTTTATCGACTGATTCGTCGCTGCACACATCCATTTGTTTGATAAGCAATGTGTCTCCAAGATATTCCTTTCCTTCGTCCTCTAGTTTTCCTTTCTTCGCCATATTTCTCATGGTGGCGTAAACCTTGAAGCGTTTCTCCTCATCTTGAGCGAGATGCACAGCTGTAGCGAGCCCTATGCCACTAGAACAACCAGAGATAAGAACGATTTTGGGAGCCATAATGACCTTAAAGACAATGGACGAAGAGCATTGCGTGACTTCAGCAGTAAGAGTGGCCcttagggcctcttcatatgagcccggttgaccgggctggcccggtttccgagatctcgccttgcctctaaatcctttgtaaaaactttgatgtgttcatatgagagggcgggctggctcggttaccgagatctcggtttttccaaccgggatctcggtaagcgggctggaaatttgaacacttcatcccggttaccggaaggaaaataatacaatgcattttccaAATAGAACAAACATCACCgagcttttagttctcttttcttcgataatgaagcttggaatagtcttatttgatagataacgtaaagtcaaaagaaaagTGTGGTTGTTTAAACAatgaaaatcgagaaattctcgctaggcttgttcgttagatttcagGCCTGGGTggtcgcgtcaccactttttcaaattgttcatctcggaaagcgggctgcaagtcaccatatgaacagacaccaatttcatctaggtaaccgagccagcccggtcaaccgggctcatatggaGAGGCCCTTAGTGGTCCTTAGGGCACACGCCTTTCCCGGatatttcaataacatttatGCCTTTCTTCCGTCTAGGACACATTAAATAATGAGATGAATTGCCTGAGCTCGTTTACTGGGCTCATACAAAAGATATACACAAATGGAGTAAAATGGCTACGAGCAAAGGCCCAAAGCCGCCTTTATTTAAATATCAAATTTCTATTGTCcaaaaaaacatactttaaATATCagcccagtaaaggtgagggcacaaAAACGCTAAAGTAAAATTATACACTTTTATGTATAAACTCGACATAAAGAAGTATCTGACAGGTTGGGAAAAGGGGAGGAGGTGGGTAAAAACAGAAAGCGTCTACACTCGCTGAAAATGAGAAGCAAATGATCAGTAATCGATACTCGCATGGATTACCTAGTAGCTCAACACCCTGAAGGGAGTATGATAAGAACGTCTCATCCTAACGTCTCTAATACATCCCGGATGTTGTCACGCCAACTTTCTTTTCAACGTCACACATGCACATGAAAATATACCAAAGAACAATTTGGCAAGAGGCATAAAAGGACCTATTTGCAAGCAAATATTCCATTTATGCCTTCCTTCCCTCTAAGACACATTAAATAATGAGATGCATGGCCTGAGCTCGTTTACTGGTGACATTGCAGCCCCACCCCAGTACAATGAAAGTTAACAGTGAAGACGAATTACAACAGAAATAAATGCCAATAAAAGCATGGTCAAACACTGCCCTTGCACAATAAAGTGACCAAAGCTAGGGAAATGCTGCACTTGCTAGCATTTCCAAAAAGCGATCCTGTACAACTCCCCGCCAGTTGTAGAGGACTACTTACCCATTACTTGGGAAAATGTAAACACTAAGCAGCTACGATGCAAAAAATTTTGACAAGCATGACCGTCCAAAGCCCTTTCGAATGAACGGCCAAGGCAATTGGAAGGTGCAGCCCTTGCAAGCACTCCAAGAGAATAATAAATTATCCTAAGTACTGACCTTAAAATGGTAGAGAGAGGTTTCACCTACTTTAACATCAGCAAAAAATGCTATGTAGTTAGCTTGAGAAAGAAGAGACCCtaatatatttcaaaaaaagttaaCTAGCGTTGGATTTCCAGCGACCTAGAATTCTAATCTGTGCGTCGGACATCCCCGCTCTGCAGCATGAGAGGCAGCCCCAATTCGGAAACTATGCCCTTTgtagagggtgctaatggggttaacagttaactgacaattggccaaaaaaatagtagttaactgatatttggccaataaattagtagttaactgataaatgaaaagttaacagttaagtgatattctattaattatactaaatacgattgttgttgttaataaaagcaacaaagttatttcctaacagcaaagctatttcgtgattttacctgtcccgctgcgtgaccaggtaacatattaactgatattatatgccAGGCACgagggagcgttgaccttgatcttcgtgatggcgtcgagtggcgtggtgaaggttattctcagcttttatcgcgatgatgaaggatcggcattcgaatggcacagaggtcgtgtaccgttcgacattgaaaagcataattcaatggagatagcctgcaaacatttgatagaattcatgggaATAAAACAGCAAGCAAAAACGTTCGGACTCGGTGGCTTCgagttaaagttgtttcgactggaaaagattgacgggaaagccgaaaattttgcaattgtgaCCAAGGCCTAACTGGAAATGGTGGGAAGTGCCACAAgagagctaaatggtgcgtattttgtttcgtcagtgtttcgtctttttgtttacaattttgtccacacgcgcacgcgggttgacctcactcgacgagtcgttttcagatcagtgtccgattaaatgagcaagatttccGATTAcggtaaaacctttattaagtgGACACTATAGTTCTCTGATTGCTCAGAGAAATCAGCATCTTTCGTTCAAGTACATGCAATTTGCACTCACGAGAAATCACTTTTTGTATCCGATGCTGCAGCGGGAACCATTAGGCTGGTAACCAGTCTTTCTAAAACAGTTGTATTTCTAAAAAATCTTGGATGTCTTTATGACACTTTTGGAATACACGAAAAAGGTACGCCTGCGAAAAAGGTAAACTGAAGGAGGCGAAAGAGAACGTCGACAAAGTCTGTACCGAGGTACAAAGAACAGTGGCAAGTGTGAAGGAGC
This portion of the Montipora capricornis isolate CH-2021 chromosome 11, ASM3666992v2, whole genome shotgun sequence genome encodes:
- the LOC138023780 gene encoding retinol dehydrogenase 8-like, whose translation is MAPKIVLISGCSSGIGLATAVHLAQDEEKRFKVYATMRNMAKKGKLEDEGKEYLGDTLLIKQMDVCSDESVDKAVKEILDSEGKVDVLFNNAGFSVTSVMECIPINMAQEMMDTNFFGTLRLVNAVLPSMKAKESGHIIQCGSELGIVGMPFFEIYSATKFAVEGLTESLAPMLRQFNVRCTLLEPGPVKTSVAENSIAWGKSIDISTADQKTQDMLKLCSEHLGRWVATALEANDVALIVKEIILGQNTNFRCQTNVDFLAPEIAAKLKDPASNEPIDMLENRLYGKK